One genomic region from Bacillus rossius redtenbacheri isolate Brsri chromosome 6, Brsri_v3, whole genome shotgun sequence encodes:
- the LOC134533195 gene encoding signal peptidase complex catalytic subunit SEC11A — translation MLQSLFDDVKRMNKRQFLYQVLSFGMIVSSALMIWKGLMVVTGSESPIVVVLSGSMEPAFHRGDLLFLTNYKEEPVRVGEIVVFKVEGRDIPIVHRVLKLHEKNNGTVKFLTKGDNNSVDDRGLYAPGQLWLTKRDVVGRARGFLPYVGMVTIYMNEYPKFKYAVLACLGMYVLIHRE, via the exons ATGCTTCAGAGCTTATTTGACGATGTAAAGCGTATGAATAAACGCCAG TTCCTGTACCAGGTTCTGAGTTTTGGCATGATTGTGTCCTCGGCACTGATGATATGGAAGGGTCTGATGGTGGTCACAGGAAGCGAGAGCCCTATCGTCGTTGTTTTAAG CGGCAGCATGGAGCCAGCGTTCCACAGAGGAGACCTGCTGTTCCTCACCAACTACAAGGAGGAGCCTGTGAGGGTGGGAGAGATCGTGGTCTTCAAGGTCGAAGGTCGTGACATCCCGATTGTCCACAGAGTTCTCAAGCTGCATGAAAA GAACAACGGCACGGTGAAGTTCCTGACCAAGGGGGACAACAACAGCGTGGACGACCGAGGACTGTACGCCCCCGGCCAGCTGTGGCTCACCAAGAGGGACGTGGTGGGGCGGGCTCGGGGCTTCCTGCCCTATGTCGGCATGGTCACCATCTACATGAACGAGTACCCCAAGTTCAAG TATGCTGTCTTGGCATGTCTGGGTATGTATGTCCTTATACATCGAGAATAA